The proteins below are encoded in one region of Paramisgurnus dabryanus chromosome 2, PD_genome_1.1, whole genome shotgun sequence:
- the tle3b gene encoding transducin-like enhancer protein 3-B isoform X15, whose amino-acid sequence MYPQGRHPAPHQPGQPGFKFTVAESCDRIKDEFQFLQAQYHSLKVEYDKLANEKTEMQRHYVMYYEMSYGLNIEMHKQTEIAKRLNAILAQIMPFLSQEHQQQVAQAVERAKQVTMTELNAIIGQQQLQAQHLSHAAHGPPVQLPPHPSGLQPPSIPSVTGTTPGLLALGALGSQAHLPVKDEKNHHDLEHRERESSTQNNSVSPSDSLRASEKHRGSSDYSLDSKKRRVEEKDNLSRYDSDGDKSDDLVVDVSNEDPATPRVSPSHSPPENGLDKARALKKDAPNSPASVASSGSTPSSKVKDHSHNDKSSTPGLKSNTPTPRNDAPTPGTSNTPGLRPIPGKPPGIETLAAPALRTPLSIAAPYGAPFAMMGHHPEMNGSLTSPGVYPGLHISPQMTAAAAAAYGRSPMAAFDPHPHMRAPGLPPSMTSIPGGKPAYSFHVSVDGQMQPVPFPPDALIGPGIPRHARQINTLSHGEVVCAVTISNPTRHVYTGGKGCVKIWDISQPGSKSPVSQLDCLNRDNYIRSCKLLPDGRTLIVGGEASTLTIWDLASQTPRIKAELTSSAPACYALAISPDAKVCFSCCSDGNIAVWDLHNQTLVRQFQGHTDGASCIDISHDGTKLWTGGLDNTVRSWDLREGRQLQQHDFTSQIFSLGYCPTGEWLAVGMESSNVEVLHHTKPDKYQLHLHESCVLSLKFAYCGKWFVSTGKDNLLNAWRTPYGASIFQSKESSSVLSCDISADDKYIVTGSGDKKATVYEVIY is encoded by the exons ATGTATCCACAGGGCCGGCATCCG GCACCTCACCAGCCTGGTCAGCCAGGTTTCAAATTCACAGTAGCAGAATCATGTGACAGGATTAAAGATGAATTCCAGTTCCTTCAAGCTCAGTACCACAG TCTTAAAGTGGAGTATGACAAACTGGCCAATGAGAAGACTGAGATGCAGCGACACTATGTAATG TACTACGAGATGTCCTATGGGCTGAACATTGAAATGCATAAACAG ACTGAGATTGCCAAACGGCTAAATGCTATTCTTGCTCAAATCATGCCTTTCTTGTCACAAGag CACCAACAGCAGGTCGCTCAGGCTGTTGAACGTGCTAAGCAGGTGACAATGACCGAGCTGAATGCCATCATCGGG CAGCAGCAGCTCCAGGCTCAGCACCTTTCCCATGCTGCTCACGGTCCCCCGGTGCAGCTGCCTCCCCACCCCTCAGGGCTGCAGCCCCCCAGCATCCCTTCAGTCACCGGTACAACGCCTGGTTTACTGGCACTCGGCGCTCTTGGTAGCCAGGCACACCTGCCAGTCAAAGATGAGAAGAACCACCATGACCTGGAGCACAGAG AGCGGGAATCCAGCACG CAGAATAATTCAGTATCACCGTCAGACAGCCTGAGGGCCAGTGAAAAACACAGAGGTTCATCTGACTACAGTCTGGACTCAAAGAAGCGCCGAGTGGAAGAGAAAGACAACCTGAGCCGTTAT GATAGTGACGGTGACAAAAGCGACGATCTTGTTGTGGATGTGTCCAATGAG GATCCAGCCACCCCAAGGGTCAGCCCATCTCACTCTCCTCCTGAGAACGGACTTGATAAGGCCAGAGCACTGAAGAAAGATGCCCCCAACAGCCCCGCCTCTGTGGCCTCCTCCGGCAGCACCCCTTCTTCGAAAGTGAAGGACCACTCACAT AACGACAAGTCCTCCACCCCAGGTTTAAAGTCCAACACCCCCACCCCACGCAATGATGCTCCTACCCCGGGAACCAGCAACACCCCTGGGCTCAGGCCCATACCCGGCAAACCTCCCGGTATTGAAACACTGG CAGCACCTGCTCTTCGTACACCACTGTCTATCGCAGCACCCTACGGGGCTCCGTTCGCAATGATGGGTCATCACCCAGAGATGAACGGTTCGCTGACCAGTCCCGGTGTTTATCCAGGCCTGCACATCTCCCCTCAGATGACAGCCGCAGCTGCCGCTGCTTATGGACGCTCACCTATG GCGGCCTTTGATCCTCATCCCCACATGCGTGCTCCTGGTTTACCACCAAGTATGACCTCTATACCTGGAGGAAAACC GGCCTACTCCTTCCATGTTAGCGTGGATGGACAGATGCAGCCAGTACCTTTTCCTCCAGACGCTCTGATTGGACCAGGCATACCCCGTCACGCCCGTCAGATCAACACGCTCAGCCACGGTGAGGTTGTGTGCGCTGTAACCATTAGCAACCCCACGCGGCACGTCTACACTGGGGGCAAGGGCTGCGTGAAGATCTGGGACATCAGTCAGCCCGGGAGCAAGAGTCCTGTCTCGCAGCTCGATTGTCTG AACAGGGATAACTACATCCGTTCATGTAAGCTGCTTCCTGATGGTCGGACTCTGATTGTCGGAGGAGAAGCCAGCACTCTGACCATATGGGATCTGGCCTCCCAGACACCCCGTATCAAAGCCGAGCTCACCTCTTCTGCTCCAGCCTGCTACGCGCTAGCGATCAGCCCTGACGCCAAGGTCTGCTTCTCATGCTGCAGTGATGGAAATATTGCAGTTTGGGATCTTCATAACCAAACACTTGTCAG GCAGTTCCAGGGGCACACAGATGGGGCAAGTTGTATAGACATTTCCCATGATGGCACCAAATTGTGGACAGGTGGCCTTGACAACACTGTTCGTTCCTGGGACCTGAGAGAGGGACGACAGCTCCAGCAGCATGACTTCACTTCACAG ATCTTCTCTCTGGGCTACTGTCCGACGGGCGAGTGGTTGGCCGTAGGAATGGAGAGCAGTAATGTGGAAGTGCTTCATCACACCAAGCCAGACAAGTACCAGCTGCACCTGCACGAGAGCTGCGTCCTCTCCCTCAAATTTGCCTACTGTG GGAAATGGTTTGTGAGCACTGGGAAGGACAATCTTTTGAATGCATGGAGAACTCCCTATGGTGCCAGCATTTTCCAG TCAAAGGAGTCCTCATCTGTCTTGAGCTGTGACATCTCGGCTGATGATAAATACATCGTGACAGGATCTGGAGACAAGAAGGCCACTGTGTATGAAGTGATCTACTAA
- the tle3b gene encoding transducin-like enhancer protein 3-B isoform X13, giving the protein MYPQGRHPAPHQPGQPGFKFTVAESCDRIKDEFQFLQAQYHSLKVEYDKLANEKTEMQRHYVMYYEMSYGLNIEMHKQTEIAKRLNAILAQIMPFLSQEHQQQVAQAVERAKQVTMTELNAIIGQPHSVYPALMQQLQAQHLSHAAHGPPVQLPPHPSGLQPPSIPSVTGTTPGLLALGALGSQAHLPVKDEKNHHDLEHRERESSTQNNSVSPSDSLRASEKHRGSSDYSLDSKKRRVEEKDNLSRYDSDGDKSDDLVVDVSNEDPATPRVSPSHSPPENGLDKARALKKDAPNSPASVASSGSTPSSKVKDHSHNDKSSTPGLKSNTPTPRNDAPTPGTSNTPGLRPIPGKPPGIETLAAPALRTPLSIAAPYGAPFAMMGHHPEMNGSLTSPGVYPGLHISPQMTAAAAAAYGRSPMAAFDPHPHMRAPGLPPSMTSIPGGKPAYSFHVSVDGQMQPVPFPPDALIGPGIPRHARQINTLSHGEVVCAVTISNPTRHVYTGGKGCVKIWDISQPGSKSPVSQLDCLNRDNYIRSCKLLPDGRTLIVGGEASTLTIWDLASQTPRIKAELTSSAPACYALAISPDAKVCFSCCSDGNIAVWDLHNQTLVRQFQGHTDGASCIDISHDGTKLWTGGLDNTVRSWDLREGRQLQQHDFTSQIFSLGYCPTGEWLAVGMESSNVEVLHHTKPDKYQLHLHESCVLSLKFAYCGKWFVSTGKDNLLNAWRTPYGASIFQSKESSSVLSCDISADDKYIVTGSGDKKATVYEVIY; this is encoded by the exons ATGTATCCACAGGGCCGGCATCCG GCACCTCACCAGCCTGGTCAGCCAGGTTTCAAATTCACAGTAGCAGAATCATGTGACAGGATTAAAGATGAATTCCAGTTCCTTCAAGCTCAGTACCACAG TCTTAAAGTGGAGTATGACAAACTGGCCAATGAGAAGACTGAGATGCAGCGACACTATGTAATG TACTACGAGATGTCCTATGGGCTGAACATTGAAATGCATAAACAG ACTGAGATTGCCAAACGGCTAAATGCTATTCTTGCTCAAATCATGCCTTTCTTGTCACAAGag CACCAACAGCAGGTCGCTCAGGCTGTTGAACGTGCTAAGCAGGTGACAATGACCGAGCTGAATGCCATCATCGGG CAGCCTCATTCTGTTTATCCTGCTTTGATG CAGCAGCTCCAGGCTCAGCACCTTTCCCATGCTGCTCACGGTCCCCCGGTGCAGCTGCCTCCCCACCCCTCAGGGCTGCAGCCCCCCAGCATCCCTTCAGTCACCGGTACAACGCCTGGTTTACTGGCACTCGGCGCTCTTGGTAGCCAGGCACACCTGCCAGTCAAAGATGAGAAGAACCACCATGACCTGGAGCACAGAG AGCGGGAATCCAGCACG CAGAATAATTCAGTATCACCGTCAGACAGCCTGAGGGCCAGTGAAAAACACAGAGGTTCATCTGACTACAGTCTGGACTCAAAGAAGCGCCGAGTGGAAGAGAAAGACAACCTGAGCCGTTAT GATAGTGACGGTGACAAAAGCGACGATCTTGTTGTGGATGTGTCCAATGAG GATCCAGCCACCCCAAGGGTCAGCCCATCTCACTCTCCTCCTGAGAACGGACTTGATAAGGCCAGAGCACTGAAGAAAGATGCCCCCAACAGCCCCGCCTCTGTGGCCTCCTCCGGCAGCACCCCTTCTTCGAAAGTGAAGGACCACTCACAT AACGACAAGTCCTCCACCCCAGGTTTAAAGTCCAACACCCCCACCCCACGCAATGATGCTCCTACCCCGGGAACCAGCAACACCCCTGGGCTCAGGCCCATACCCGGCAAACCTCCCGGTATTGAAACACTGG CAGCACCTGCTCTTCGTACACCACTGTCTATCGCAGCACCCTACGGGGCTCCGTTCGCAATGATGGGTCATCACCCAGAGATGAACGGTTCGCTGACCAGTCCCGGTGTTTATCCAGGCCTGCACATCTCCCCTCAGATGACAGCCGCAGCTGCCGCTGCTTATGGACGCTCACCTATG GCGGCCTTTGATCCTCATCCCCACATGCGTGCTCCTGGTTTACCACCAAGTATGACCTCTATACCTGGAGGAAAACC GGCCTACTCCTTCCATGTTAGCGTGGATGGACAGATGCAGCCAGTACCTTTTCCTCCAGACGCTCTGATTGGACCAGGCATACCCCGTCACGCCCGTCAGATCAACACGCTCAGCCACGGTGAGGTTGTGTGCGCTGTAACCATTAGCAACCCCACGCGGCACGTCTACACTGGGGGCAAGGGCTGCGTGAAGATCTGGGACATCAGTCAGCCCGGGAGCAAGAGTCCTGTCTCGCAGCTCGATTGTCTG AACAGGGATAACTACATCCGTTCATGTAAGCTGCTTCCTGATGGTCGGACTCTGATTGTCGGAGGAGAAGCCAGCACTCTGACCATATGGGATCTGGCCTCCCAGACACCCCGTATCAAAGCCGAGCTCACCTCTTCTGCTCCAGCCTGCTACGCGCTAGCGATCAGCCCTGACGCCAAGGTCTGCTTCTCATGCTGCAGTGATGGAAATATTGCAGTTTGGGATCTTCATAACCAAACACTTGTCAG GCAGTTCCAGGGGCACACAGATGGGGCAAGTTGTATAGACATTTCCCATGATGGCACCAAATTGTGGACAGGTGGCCTTGACAACACTGTTCGTTCCTGGGACCTGAGAGAGGGACGACAGCTCCAGCAGCATGACTTCACTTCACAG ATCTTCTCTCTGGGCTACTGTCCGACGGGCGAGTGGTTGGCCGTAGGAATGGAGAGCAGTAATGTGGAAGTGCTTCATCACACCAAGCCAGACAAGTACCAGCTGCACCTGCACGAGAGCTGCGTCCTCTCCCTCAAATTTGCCTACTGTG GGAAATGGTTTGTGAGCACTGGGAAGGACAATCTTTTGAATGCATGGAGAACTCCCTATGGTGCCAGCATTTTCCAG TCAAAGGAGTCCTCATCTGTCTTGAGCTGTGACATCTCGGCTGATGATAAATACATCGTGACAGGATCTGGAGACAAGAAGGCCACTGTGTATGAAGTGATCTACTAA
- the tle3b gene encoding transducin-like enhancer protein 3-B isoform X9, producing MYPQGRHPAPHQPGQPGFKFTVAESCDRIKDEFQFLQAQYHSLKVEYDKLANEKTEMQRHYVMYYEMSYGLNIEMHKQTEIAKRLNAILAQIMPFLSQEHQQQVAQAVERAKQVTMTELNAIIGQPHSVYPALMQQQLQAQHLSHAAHGPPVQLPPHPSGLQPPSIPSVTGTTPGLLALGALGSQAHLPVKDEKNHHDLEHRERESSTQNNSVSPSDSLRASEKHRGSSDYSLDSKKRRVEEKDNLSRYDSDGDKSDDLVVDVSNEDPATPRVSPSHSPPENGLDKARALKKDAPNSPASVASSGSTPSSKVKDHSHNDKSSTPGLKSNTPTPRNDAPTPGTSNTPGLRPIPGKPPGIETLAAPALRTPLSIAAPYGAPFAMMGHHPEMNGSLTSPGVYPGLHISPQMTAAAAAAYGRSPMAAFDPHPHMRAPGLPPSMTSIPGGKPAYSFHVSVDGQMQPVPFPPDALIGPGIPRHARQINTLSHGEVVCAVTISNPTRHVYTGGKGCVKIWDISQPGSKSPVSQLDCLNRDNYIRSCKLLPDGRTLIVGGEASTLTIWDLASQTPRIKAELTSSAPACYALAISPDAKVCFSCCSDGNIAVWDLHNQTLVRQFQGHTDGASCIDISHDGTKLWTGGLDNTVRSWDLREGRQLQQHDFTSQIFSLGYCPTGEWLAVGMESSNVEVLHHTKPDKYQLHLHESCVLSLKFAYCGKWFVSTGKDNLLNAWRTPYGASIFQSKESSSVLSCDISADDKYIVTGSGDKKATVYEVIY from the exons ATGTATCCACAGGGCCGGCATCCG GCACCTCACCAGCCTGGTCAGCCAGGTTTCAAATTCACAGTAGCAGAATCATGTGACAGGATTAAAGATGAATTCCAGTTCCTTCAAGCTCAGTACCACAG TCTTAAAGTGGAGTATGACAAACTGGCCAATGAGAAGACTGAGATGCAGCGACACTATGTAATG TACTACGAGATGTCCTATGGGCTGAACATTGAAATGCATAAACAG ACTGAGATTGCCAAACGGCTAAATGCTATTCTTGCTCAAATCATGCCTTTCTTGTCACAAGag CACCAACAGCAGGTCGCTCAGGCTGTTGAACGTGCTAAGCAGGTGACAATGACCGAGCTGAATGCCATCATCGGG CAGCCTCATTCTGTTTATCCTGCTTTGATG CAGCAGCAGCTCCAGGCTCAGCACCTTTCCCATGCTGCTCACGGTCCCCCGGTGCAGCTGCCTCCCCACCCCTCAGGGCTGCAGCCCCCCAGCATCCCTTCAGTCACCGGTACAACGCCTGGTTTACTGGCACTCGGCGCTCTTGGTAGCCAGGCACACCTGCCAGTCAAAGATGAGAAGAACCACCATGACCTGGAGCACAGAG AGCGGGAATCCAGCACG CAGAATAATTCAGTATCACCGTCAGACAGCCTGAGGGCCAGTGAAAAACACAGAGGTTCATCTGACTACAGTCTGGACTCAAAGAAGCGCCGAGTGGAAGAGAAAGACAACCTGAGCCGTTAT GATAGTGACGGTGACAAAAGCGACGATCTTGTTGTGGATGTGTCCAATGAG GATCCAGCCACCCCAAGGGTCAGCCCATCTCACTCTCCTCCTGAGAACGGACTTGATAAGGCCAGAGCACTGAAGAAAGATGCCCCCAACAGCCCCGCCTCTGTGGCCTCCTCCGGCAGCACCCCTTCTTCGAAAGTGAAGGACCACTCACAT AACGACAAGTCCTCCACCCCAGGTTTAAAGTCCAACACCCCCACCCCACGCAATGATGCTCCTACCCCGGGAACCAGCAACACCCCTGGGCTCAGGCCCATACCCGGCAAACCTCCCGGTATTGAAACACTGG CAGCACCTGCTCTTCGTACACCACTGTCTATCGCAGCACCCTACGGGGCTCCGTTCGCAATGATGGGTCATCACCCAGAGATGAACGGTTCGCTGACCAGTCCCGGTGTTTATCCAGGCCTGCACATCTCCCCTCAGATGACAGCCGCAGCTGCCGCTGCTTATGGACGCTCACCTATG GCGGCCTTTGATCCTCATCCCCACATGCGTGCTCCTGGTTTACCACCAAGTATGACCTCTATACCTGGAGGAAAACC GGCCTACTCCTTCCATGTTAGCGTGGATGGACAGATGCAGCCAGTACCTTTTCCTCCAGACGCTCTGATTGGACCAGGCATACCCCGTCACGCCCGTCAGATCAACACGCTCAGCCACGGTGAGGTTGTGTGCGCTGTAACCATTAGCAACCCCACGCGGCACGTCTACACTGGGGGCAAGGGCTGCGTGAAGATCTGGGACATCAGTCAGCCCGGGAGCAAGAGTCCTGTCTCGCAGCTCGATTGTCTG AACAGGGATAACTACATCCGTTCATGTAAGCTGCTTCCTGATGGTCGGACTCTGATTGTCGGAGGAGAAGCCAGCACTCTGACCATATGGGATCTGGCCTCCCAGACACCCCGTATCAAAGCCGAGCTCACCTCTTCTGCTCCAGCCTGCTACGCGCTAGCGATCAGCCCTGACGCCAAGGTCTGCTTCTCATGCTGCAGTGATGGAAATATTGCAGTTTGGGATCTTCATAACCAAACACTTGTCAG GCAGTTCCAGGGGCACACAGATGGGGCAAGTTGTATAGACATTTCCCATGATGGCACCAAATTGTGGACAGGTGGCCTTGACAACACTGTTCGTTCCTGGGACCTGAGAGAGGGACGACAGCTCCAGCAGCATGACTTCACTTCACAG ATCTTCTCTCTGGGCTACTGTCCGACGGGCGAGTGGTTGGCCGTAGGAATGGAGAGCAGTAATGTGGAAGTGCTTCATCACACCAAGCCAGACAAGTACCAGCTGCACCTGCACGAGAGCTGCGTCCTCTCCCTCAAATTTGCCTACTGTG GGAAATGGTTTGTGAGCACTGGGAAGGACAATCTTTTGAATGCATGGAGAACTCCCTATGGTGCCAGCATTTTCCAG TCAAAGGAGTCCTCATCTGTCTTGAGCTGTGACATCTCGGCTGATGATAAATACATCGTGACAGGATCTGGAGACAAGAAGGCCACTGTGTATGAAGTGATCTACTAA
- the tle3b gene encoding transducin-like enhancer protein 3-B isoform X10 produces MYPQGRHPAPHQPGQPGFKFTVAESCDRIKDEFQFLQAQYHSLKVEYDKLANEKTEMQRHYVMYYEMSYGLNIEMHKQTEIAKRLNAILAQIMPFLSQEHQQQVAQAVERAKQVTMTELNAIIGQQPHSVYPALMQQLQAQHLSHAAHGPPVQLPPHPSGLQPPSIPSVTGTTPGLLALGALGSQAHLPVKDEKNHHDLEHRERESSTQNNSVSPSDSLRASEKHRGSSDYSLDSKKRRVEEKDNLSRYDSDGDKSDDLVVDVSNEDPATPRVSPSHSPPENGLDKARALKKDAPNSPASVASSGSTPSSKVKDHSHNDKSSTPGLKSNTPTPRNDAPTPGTSNTPGLRPIPGKPPGIETLAAPALRTPLSIAAPYGAPFAMMGHHPEMNGSLTSPGVYPGLHISPQMTAAAAAAYGRSPMAAFDPHPHMRAPGLPPSMTSIPGGKPAYSFHVSVDGQMQPVPFPPDALIGPGIPRHARQINTLSHGEVVCAVTISNPTRHVYTGGKGCVKIWDISQPGSKSPVSQLDCLNRDNYIRSCKLLPDGRTLIVGGEASTLTIWDLASQTPRIKAELTSSAPACYALAISPDAKVCFSCCSDGNIAVWDLHNQTLVRQFQGHTDGASCIDISHDGTKLWTGGLDNTVRSWDLREGRQLQQHDFTSQIFSLGYCPTGEWLAVGMESSNVEVLHHTKPDKYQLHLHESCVLSLKFAYCGKWFVSTGKDNLLNAWRTPYGASIFQSKESSSVLSCDISADDKYIVTGSGDKKATVYEVIY; encoded by the exons ATGTATCCACAGGGCCGGCATCCG GCACCTCACCAGCCTGGTCAGCCAGGTTTCAAATTCACAGTAGCAGAATCATGTGACAGGATTAAAGATGAATTCCAGTTCCTTCAAGCTCAGTACCACAG TCTTAAAGTGGAGTATGACAAACTGGCCAATGAGAAGACTGAGATGCAGCGACACTATGTAATG TACTACGAGATGTCCTATGGGCTGAACATTGAAATGCATAAACAG ACTGAGATTGCCAAACGGCTAAATGCTATTCTTGCTCAAATCATGCCTTTCTTGTCACAAGag CACCAACAGCAGGTCGCTCAGGCTGTTGAACGTGCTAAGCAGGTGACAATGACCGAGCTGAATGCCATCATCGGG CAGCAGCCTCATTCTGTTTATCCTGCTTTGATG CAGCAGCTCCAGGCTCAGCACCTTTCCCATGCTGCTCACGGTCCCCCGGTGCAGCTGCCTCCCCACCCCTCAGGGCTGCAGCCCCCCAGCATCCCTTCAGTCACCGGTACAACGCCTGGTTTACTGGCACTCGGCGCTCTTGGTAGCCAGGCACACCTGCCAGTCAAAGATGAGAAGAACCACCATGACCTGGAGCACAGAG AGCGGGAATCCAGCACG CAGAATAATTCAGTATCACCGTCAGACAGCCTGAGGGCCAGTGAAAAACACAGAGGTTCATCTGACTACAGTCTGGACTCAAAGAAGCGCCGAGTGGAAGAGAAAGACAACCTGAGCCGTTAT GATAGTGACGGTGACAAAAGCGACGATCTTGTTGTGGATGTGTCCAATGAG GATCCAGCCACCCCAAGGGTCAGCCCATCTCACTCTCCTCCTGAGAACGGACTTGATAAGGCCAGAGCACTGAAGAAAGATGCCCCCAACAGCCCCGCCTCTGTGGCCTCCTCCGGCAGCACCCCTTCTTCGAAAGTGAAGGACCACTCACAT AACGACAAGTCCTCCACCCCAGGTTTAAAGTCCAACACCCCCACCCCACGCAATGATGCTCCTACCCCGGGAACCAGCAACACCCCTGGGCTCAGGCCCATACCCGGCAAACCTCCCGGTATTGAAACACTGG CAGCACCTGCTCTTCGTACACCACTGTCTATCGCAGCACCCTACGGGGCTCCGTTCGCAATGATGGGTCATCACCCAGAGATGAACGGTTCGCTGACCAGTCCCGGTGTTTATCCAGGCCTGCACATCTCCCCTCAGATGACAGCCGCAGCTGCCGCTGCTTATGGACGCTCACCTATG GCGGCCTTTGATCCTCATCCCCACATGCGTGCTCCTGGTTTACCACCAAGTATGACCTCTATACCTGGAGGAAAACC GGCCTACTCCTTCCATGTTAGCGTGGATGGACAGATGCAGCCAGTACCTTTTCCTCCAGACGCTCTGATTGGACCAGGCATACCCCGTCACGCCCGTCAGATCAACACGCTCAGCCACGGTGAGGTTGTGTGCGCTGTAACCATTAGCAACCCCACGCGGCACGTCTACACTGGGGGCAAGGGCTGCGTGAAGATCTGGGACATCAGTCAGCCCGGGAGCAAGAGTCCTGTCTCGCAGCTCGATTGTCTG AACAGGGATAACTACATCCGTTCATGTAAGCTGCTTCCTGATGGTCGGACTCTGATTGTCGGAGGAGAAGCCAGCACTCTGACCATATGGGATCTGGCCTCCCAGACACCCCGTATCAAAGCCGAGCTCACCTCTTCTGCTCCAGCCTGCTACGCGCTAGCGATCAGCCCTGACGCCAAGGTCTGCTTCTCATGCTGCAGTGATGGAAATATTGCAGTTTGGGATCTTCATAACCAAACACTTGTCAG GCAGTTCCAGGGGCACACAGATGGGGCAAGTTGTATAGACATTTCCCATGATGGCACCAAATTGTGGACAGGTGGCCTTGACAACACTGTTCGTTCCTGGGACCTGAGAGAGGGACGACAGCTCCAGCAGCATGACTTCACTTCACAG ATCTTCTCTCTGGGCTACTGTCCGACGGGCGAGTGGTTGGCCGTAGGAATGGAGAGCAGTAATGTGGAAGTGCTTCATCACACCAAGCCAGACAAGTACCAGCTGCACCTGCACGAGAGCTGCGTCCTCTCCCTCAAATTTGCCTACTGTG GGAAATGGTTTGTGAGCACTGGGAAGGACAATCTTTTGAATGCATGGAGAACTCCCTATGGTGCCAGCATTTTCCAG TCAAAGGAGTCCTCATCTGTCTTGAGCTGTGACATCTCGGCTGATGATAAATACATCGTGACAGGATCTGGAGACAAGAAGGCCACTGTGTATGAAGTGATCTACTAA